The proteins below come from a single Lactobacillus johnsonii genomic window:
- the phnC gene encoding phosphonate ABC transporter ATP-binding protein, translating into MAATNQPMIQLKNVSKIYDNGTVGLKDINLNIDKGEFIVVVGLSGAGKSTLLRSINRLQDVSEGDIIIDGKSITSAKGKDLREIRRDIGMIFQSFNLVKRSSVLRNVLTGRVGYYPTWKTTFNLFTKEDKQKAYEALQRVDLADKVYTRADQLSGGQQQRVAIARVLTQNPKIILADEPTASLDPQTSRRVMHDLKMLNEEYGMTVVANLHSVELAKEFGDRVIGVRAGQIVYDGKMSETSQAVFDDIYNGGNGKKGEEDA; encoded by the coding sequence ATGGCAGCTACTAATCAGCCGATGATTCAACTAAAAAACGTTAGTAAAATTTATGATAACGGAACAGTTGGTTTAAAGGATATTAACTTAAATATTGATAAGGGAGAATTTATAGTAGTAGTAGGTCTATCTGGTGCAGGTAAGTCTACTTTACTTCGTTCAATTAACCGTCTACAAGATGTCTCAGAAGGAGATATTATAATTGATGGTAAATCAATTACTTCTGCTAAGGGTAAAGACTTACGCGAAATTCGCCGTGATATTGGAATGATTTTCCAAAGCTTTAACTTGGTTAAACGTTCAAGTGTTTTACGCAATGTTTTAACTGGTCGAGTAGGCTACTATCCAACTTGGAAAACAACTTTTAACCTATTTACTAAGGAAGATAAGCAAAAAGCATACGAAGCGCTCCAACGTGTTGATTTAGCAGATAAAGTTTATACTCGTGCGGATCAACTTTCCGGTGGACAACAGCAACGTGTTGCTATTGCCCGTGTGCTTACTCAAAATCCTAAGATTATTTTAGCTGATGAACCAACAGCTTCACTTGATCCTCAAACTTCACGTCGAGTTATGCATGATTTGAAGATGCTTAATGAAGAATACGGGATGACTGTAGTTGCTAACCTTCACAGCGTAGAACTTGCTAAGGAATTTGGAGATCGAGTAATCGGTGTTCGTGCAGGTCAAATTGTTTATGATGGTAAGATGAGTGAAACTTCTCAAGCTGTCTTTGACGATATTTACAATGGTGGAAATGGCAAGAAAGGGGAAGAAGATGCCTAA
- the phnE gene encoding phosphonate ABC transporter, permease protein PhnE, which produces MPKSKEQHLAELPKKKFKIMNLVWVVIMVLGLFLSVDVTNTHISVLFNNFSQFTDIFVQMCHPDWGYAATAVPLLIETIKMAILGTVMGSAIAFVYSLLIARNIVKNKAVTGILRIIMNIVRTIPDLLLGAIFVAVVGIGPVAGVLALTVFTFGVVVKLFYEAIETIDPGPIEALTAVGANKLQIIHFAVMPQILTYFISYVLYAFEINVRASTVLGYIGAGGIGLYLQQTLQVFDYAKTGMIILVIIVVVVIIDYISTKSREALMK; this is translated from the coding sequence ATGCCTAAATCTAAGGAACAGCATTTAGCTGAATTGCCTAAAAAGAAATTCAAAATTATGAACCTTGTATGGGTCGTAATTATGGTTTTAGGTCTCTTTCTTTCAGTAGATGTAACAAATACCCATATTAGTGTTTTATTTAATAACTTTAGTCAATTCACTGATATTTTTGTTCAAATGTGTCACCCCGATTGGGGATATGCCGCTACGGCAGTTCCACTTTTAATTGAAACAATTAAAATGGCAATTTTAGGAACTGTAATGGGATCAGCCATCGCCTTTGTTTATTCTCTTTTAATCGCTAGAAATATTGTTAAGAATAAGGCCGTTACTGGAATTCTAAGAATAATTATGAATATTGTTAGAACTATTCCAGACCTACTCTTAGGTGCAATCTTTGTTGCCGTTGTAGGTATTGGTCCAGTTGCCGGTGTTCTAGCCTTAACTGTATTTACATTTGGTGTGGTTGTTAAATTATTCTATGAAGCAATTGAAACAATTGACCCAGGTCCAATCGAAGCTTTAACAGCCGTTGGTGCAAATAAACTACAAATTATTCATTTTGCTGTGATGCCACAAATACTTACTTACTTTATTTCTTATGTTTTATATGCATTTGAAATTAATGTCAGAGCTTCAACAGTTCTTGGATATATTGGTGCCGGTGGTATTGGTTTGTACTTACAACAAACTCTTCAAGTCTTTGACTATGCTAAGACCGGTATGATTATCTTAGTTATTATCGTTGTCGTAGTTATTATCGACTACATTTCTACTAAATCTCGGGAGGCGTTGATGAAATAA
- the phnE gene encoding phosphonate ABC transporter, permease protein PhnE, with amino-acid sequence MDTTMKKLPPKPVDTKKKVQHWTIAIVTIILIIWSFVGMDFGGIKASAGQIAGAIVAGIFHPDWSYVYNGSGEDLISQLWETICIAFLGTFISAIISLPFAFWAANTRHKKWYTSRSGKVVLAVIRSFPEIVLALMFIKAVGPGSAAGVLALGFHSVGMLAKLFSEAIENLEEGANEAVTAAGGSKFNIIMFATMPNLMPALISNTLYRFDVSIRSASILGLVGAGGIGYPLIIALQYRQWNRVGVILVGIIVMVVVIDWISGWIRKKLV; translated from the coding sequence ATGGATACTACAATGAAAAAATTACCTCCTAAACCAGTGGATACTAAGAAGAAGGTTCAACACTGGACAATTGCCATTGTTACTATCATTTTAATTATTTGGTCATTTGTAGGAATGGATTTTGGCGGAATAAAAGCAAGTGCAGGTCAAATCGCAGGAGCTATTGTTGCCGGAATTTTTCATCCAGATTGGTCATATGTATATAACGGAAGTGGTGAAGATTTAATTTCTCAATTATGGGAAACAATCTGTATTGCTTTCTTGGGTACTTTTATTTCTGCAATTATTTCTTTACCTTTCGCCTTTTGGGCAGCTAATACTCGTCATAAGAAATGGTATACATCCCGTTCAGGAAAAGTTGTATTAGCCGTTATTCGTTCATTCCCAGAAATTGTTTTAGCTTTGATGTTTATTAAGGCAGTAGGACCAGGTTCTGCAGCCGGTGTACTAGCTTTAGGTTTCCACTCAGTTGGTATGCTTGCTAAATTGTTTTCAGAAGCAATTGAAAACCTTGAAGAAGGTGCAAATGAAGCCGTTACTGCAGCTGGTGGATCTAAGTTTAACATTATTATGTTTGCTACTATGCCTAACTTAATGCCAGCCTTGATTTCTAATACTTTGTATCGATTTGATGTTTCAATTCGTTCAGCATCTATTCTAGGTTTAGTTGGTGCTGGTGGTATTGGTTATCCATTAATCATTGCCTTGCAATACCGTCAATGGAATCGTGTTGGTGTAATTCTAGTTGGTATTATTGTCATGGTTGTTGTTATTGACTGGATTTCTGGCTGGATTCGAAAGAAATTAGTTTAA
- a CDS encoding metallophosphoesterase family protein: protein MKIIKKTKGMIDKFSGVTRKMMRKKSNIPFDGMQKYMTVGEYNVGAPEGTPHGEEYKLIVYKDTDNVLHQALRSINASDLAPAYVRKFDKRLNRYTAFVNKQTGRRYIVEDQLDQLVDYVKKHSRDGYNSINIGVLTDTHYKDADSIDFYGHNGLRHVKEFNYLEDKDVLDLKAHLGDWMDGSDPGLVGEAELISLSRTFRSKKTNFAVIKGNHDENDKFDEHHDLRASFPENEFEDIMWPSMYAQDGIHYITRKHGVAYFDKDDVRIITVNTSDLPYELDEQGKKKYDTKLALAIREDQMQEIIEILENSNGKTIIFMSHANPITRKGTNALKFNGRSLHELMVAFNQREKGYLNSRDVPPEFTLANSFDFTKIKNAKVVAYLCGHRHTEDQYRINGIQYIFFNCSALMGPNHALTTQYNKRWNRQMDHANEAAGYIVNVDVQRHLLQVFGYGAASKRRFYRI from the coding sequence ATGAAAATTATCAAGAAAACCAAGGGTATGATTGATAAATTTTCCGGTGTTACCCGGAAGATGATGCGAAAGAAAAGTAATATTCCATTTGATGGAATGCAAAAGTATATGACTGTTGGTGAGTATAACGTTGGAGCGCCTGAAGGAACTCCACATGGTGAAGAATATAAGCTTATTGTTTATAAAGATACTGACAATGTCTTACACCAAGCTTTACGTTCGATTAATGCGTCTGATCTAGCACCAGCTTATGTTCGGAAGTTTGATAAAAGGCTAAATCGTTATACTGCATTTGTTAATAAGCAGACAGGACGTCGTTATATCGTTGAAGATCAACTAGATCAGTTAGTAGATTATGTAAAAAAGCATAGCCGAGATGGCTATAACTCAATTAATATCGGTGTTTTAACCGATACACACTATAAAGATGCTGACAGTATTGATTTTTATGGGCATAACGGACTTCGTCATGTTAAAGAGTTTAATTATCTTGAAGATAAAGATGTTTTAGATTTAAAGGCTCATTTAGGTGATTGGATGGATGGATCCGATCCAGGATTAGTTGGCGAAGCAGAGTTGATATCTTTGTCTAGAACGTTTAGATCTAAAAAAACTAACTTTGCTGTCATCAAAGGTAATCACGATGAAAATGATAAATTTGATGAGCACCATGATCTGAGAGCTAGTTTTCCGGAAAATGAATTTGAAGATATAATGTGGCCAAGTATGTATGCGCAAGATGGTATTCACTATATCACGCGCAAGCACGGGGTTGCATATTTTGATAAAGATGATGTCAGAATCATTACGGTCAATACATCTGATTTACCTTATGAGCTAGATGAGCAAGGTAAGAAAAAATACGATACTAAACTTGCTTTAGCGATTCGTGAAGATCAGATGCAAGAAATTATCGAAATTCTTGAAAATTCAAATGGTAAAACAATTATTTTCATGAGTCATGCAAATCCTATTACTCGCAAGGGAACGAATGCCTTGAAATTTAATGGGCGTTCTCTACATGAATTAATGGTTGCCTTCAATCAACGTGAAAAAGGCTATCTTAATTCAAGGGATGTTCCTCCTGAATTTACCCTAGCTAATAGCTTTGATTTCACAAAGATAAAAAATGCAAAAGTAGTTGCATATTTATGTGGACACCGTCATACTGAAGACCAATATCGCATTAACGGTATACAATATATATTTTTTAATTGCTCGGCTCTCATGGGCCCAAACCATGCGCTTACTACGCAATACAATAAGCGCTGGAATAGACAGATGGATCATGCTAATGAAGCAGCTGGATATATAGTAAATGTTGATGTTCAAAGACATTTATTACAAGTATTTGGATACGGAGCTGCTTCTAAGAGACGATTCTATCGAATTTAG
- the asnB gene encoding asparagine synthase (glutamine-hydrolyzing) produces the protein MCGICAFFDPELKDKDCAIQGMMDTIKHRGPSSDGKYTNDKVALGFRRLSIIDLRGGSQPIFNEDKSRAIIFNGEIYNFKPLRKELIDAGHTFTTKADTEVLLHGYEEWGMDGLLKKVRGMFAFVIWDDNTKTLYGARDFFGIKPMYYSDQNGKLIVGSELKSFLAYPGFKKELNTEAVKPYLMNQYNDLKETFFKGVYRFPAGHWFEYKDGKMKTHQYWDAKYVENSLSFEETLDKINEDLKETVDLYRNADVPVGAFLSEGIDSSYLTSLLDPEDVFSVSFDDSTYNEASKAKALSDLHGWKFFADKVDADEAMRDFPEMQYHMDEPDANPSIIPLWYLCKLARKHVTVALSGEGADELFAGYVNYGMHTHNDVIKVFTAGLKKLPKKSRVRLAHKIKKMPNFPGKVHMYTNLAEPSEFYVGQSVIYDMDYPTIFTSKDANGILRDKYKNDLTVNGIYQEDFKKVKNIDEVKQMQYIDLHHFMLNDIEQKADKISMAHSLELRVPYLDKKIAELANSIPTKYLVNRHDTKYALRKASEKVLPEEWAQRPKLGFPTPIKQWLKEPRFYKQVRALFTEDFVDDIFDQKKIVKLLDDNYKGDGSARRQIWAIYTFLVWYKLFFVDYDETVKKYQHVQPEVAELIESGRLV, from the coding sequence ATGTGTGGAATTTGTGCGTTTTTTGATCCTGAATTAAAGGATAAAGACTGTGCTATTCAAGGAATGATGGATACAATTAAACACCGTGGTCCATCTTCCGATGGAAAATATACTAATGATAAGGTGGCTTTAGGTTTTAGACGTTTGTCAATTATTGACCTTCGTGGTGGAAGTCAACCAATTTTTAATGAAGATAAAAGTAGAGCAATTATTTTTAATGGGGAAATTTATAATTTTAAACCATTAAGAAAAGAATTAATTGATGCAGGTCATACCTTTACTACTAAGGCTGATACTGAAGTTTTACTTCACGGCTATGAAGAATGGGGAATGGATGGCTTATTGAAGAAAGTTCGTGGTATGTTTGCTTTTGTAATTTGGGATGACAATACCAAGACTTTATATGGTGCTCGTGACTTCTTCGGAATTAAGCCAATGTACTACTCAGACCAAAATGGTAAGTTAATTGTTGGTAGTGAATTGAAGAGCTTCTTAGCTTACCCAGGCTTTAAAAAGGAATTAAATACTGAAGCAGTTAAGCCATACTTAATGAACCAATATAATGACTTAAAGGAAACTTTCTTTAAAGGTGTTTACCGCTTCCCAGCAGGTCACTGGTTCGAATATAAAGATGGCAAAATGAAGACTCATCAATACTGGGATGCTAAGTATGTTGAAAATAGCTTAAGTTTTGAAGAAACCTTAGACAAAATCAATGAAGACTTAAAAGAAACTGTTGATTTATACAGAAATGCGGACGTACCAGTTGGTGCATTCTTGTCTGAAGGTATTGATTCTTCTTACTTAACTAGTTTACTTGATCCTGAAGATGTCTTCTCAGTTTCTTTTGATGATTCTACATATAATGAAGCATCAAAAGCTAAGGCACTTTCTGACTTACACGGCTGGAAATTCTTTGCAGATAAAGTTGATGCAGATGAAGCAATGCGCGACTTCCCAGAAATGCAATATCACATGGACGAACCAGATGCTAACCCATCTATTATTCCATTATGGTACTTGTGTAAATTAGCTAGAAAGCATGTTACTGTTGCACTTTCTGGTGAAGGTGCTGATGAATTATTTGCAGGCTACGTTAACTATGGAATGCATACCCATAATGATGTAATTAAGGTCTTTACTGCTGGCCTTAAGAAATTACCTAAGAAAAGTCGTGTTCGTTTAGCTCATAAGATTAAGAAGATGCCTAACTTCCCAGGTAAAGTACATATGTACACTAACTTGGCAGAGCCAAGTGAATTTTATGTTGGACAATCTGTCATTTATGATATGGACTATCCAACTATCTTTACTTCTAAAGATGCTAATGGTATTTTGCGTGATAAATACAAGAATGATCTGACAGTTAACGGTATTTATCAAGAAGACTTTAAGAAAGTTAAAAATATTGATGAAGTTAAGCAAATGCAATATATTGATCTTCACCACTTTATGCTTAATGATATTGAGCAAAAAGCAGATAAGATCTCAATGGCTCACTCTCTAGAATTACGTGTGCCATATCTTGATAAGAAGATTGCAGAACTTGCTAACTCAATTCCAACTAAATATTTAGTTAACCGGCACGATACTAAATATGCTCTTCGTAAAGCATCTGAGAAGGTCTTACCAGAAGAATGGGCTCAAAGACCTAAGCTTGGTTTCCCAACTCCAATTAAGCAATGGCTTAAGGAACCAAGATTTTACAAACAAGTTAGAGCATTGTTTACTGAAGACTTTGTAGATGACATTTTTGACCAAAAGAAGATTGTTAAATTGCTTGATGATAACTACAAGGGCGATGGTTCAGCTCGTCGTCAAATTTGGGCTATTTACACTTTCTTAGTTTGGTATAAATTATTCTTTGTTGATTATGATGAAACTGTTAAGAAGTATCAACATGTTCAACCAGAAGTAGCAGAATTAATCGAAAGTGGCAGACTTGTTTAA
- the nrdD gene encoding anaerobic ribonucleoside-triphosphate reductase has translation MLQQDAQIKSITQMTLPETAIKRDGSIYPFALYKIEMVLDSLHLTEHEADILPAILQKLNGAKQTSTEKIADAFVQTLIELGFSDEANAYVDYRREDEANFKKQTETTNRLGRLIHHDPTIVNENANKDSRVFSTQRDLTAGVVGKTIGLTMMPEHIAKAHLRGDIHWHDLDYTPLSPLTNCCLIDFKEMLGHGFTIGNANIESPHSIETATAQMSQIIANVASSQYGGCSADRVDEVLAPYAEKNYHKNIKEASEFFDDEEKIKAFAVKRTKKDIYDAMQALEYEINTLFSSQGQTPFTTLGFGLGTSWIEREIQKAILKIRIEGLGKDKRTTIFPKLVFTLKKGLNLHPGDPNYDIKELALECSTKRMYPDIVSYDMIKKITGSFKAPMGCRSFLQGWKDPETGKEVNSGRMNLGVVTLNLPRIAMESKGDKDLFWQIFREKVQTAHEALQIKAKRCTDAVPDNAPILYEYGAFGKRLNAEDNVNDLFKNGRCTVSLGYIGLYEVGTVFYGPNWEHNEEAHQFTINIVKELHDYCAKWEKEDPNHYHYSVYSTPSESLTDRFCRLDTKKFGKVKDITDKEYYTNSFHYDVRKHPTPFEKLAFEAPYPFYAAGGFIHYCEYPNLKQNPKALEAVWDWAYDKVGYLGTNTPIDQCYKCGFKGEFKATAKGFECPQCGNHDPETCDCVKRTCGYLGNPLKRPMVHGRHEEIVHRVKHLNMGMEEKMAKDEVRKNDEY, from the coding sequence ATGTTACAACAAGATGCTCAAATTAAATCAATTACTCAAATGACACTGCCAGAAACAGCTATTAAAAGAGACGGCAGCATCTATCCTTTTGCTCTTTACAAAATTGAAATGGTTTTAGATAGCTTGCATCTGACTGAACATGAAGCAGATATTTTACCTGCTATCCTTCAAAAATTAAATGGTGCAAAGCAGACTTCTACTGAGAAAATAGCAGATGCATTTGTTCAAACATTAATCGAACTCGGCTTTAGTGATGAAGCAAATGCTTATGTTGATTACCGTAGAGAAGATGAAGCTAATTTTAAGAAGCAAACTGAGACTACTAACCGTCTGGGACGTTTAATTCACCATGATCCAACAATTGTTAATGAAAATGCTAATAAAGATTCACGTGTTTTTTCAACTCAGCGTGATTTAACAGCTGGTGTAGTTGGTAAAACAATTGGTTTAACGATGATGCCAGAACATATTGCTAAGGCACACTTGCGTGGTGATATTCACTGGCATGACTTAGATTACACACCGCTCAGTCCTCTAACTAACTGTTGTTTGATTGACTTTAAAGAAATGCTAGGTCATGGCTTTACAATTGGAAATGCAAATATTGAATCTCCTCATTCAATCGAAACAGCCACTGCTCAAATGTCTCAAATTATTGCTAATGTTGCTTCTAGTCAATATGGAGGCTGTTCTGCCGACAGAGTAGATGAAGTTTTGGCTCCATATGCTGAAAAGAATTATCACAAGAATATTAAAGAAGCTAGCGAATTTTTTGACGATGAAGAAAAGATCAAGGCTTTTGCAGTTAAGCGAACAAAAAAGGATATCTATGATGCTATGCAAGCTCTTGAATATGAAATTAATACTCTATTTTCAAGTCAAGGGCAAACACCATTCACTACTTTAGGTTTTGGACTAGGAACATCTTGGATTGAACGTGAAATCCAAAAAGCAATCTTAAAGATTAGAATTGAGGGTTTAGGAAAAGATAAGAGAACAACTATCTTTCCTAAGTTAGTCTTTACGCTAAAGAAGGGACTTAACTTACATCCTGGAGATCCAAACTATGATATCAAGGAATTAGCTTTGGAATGTTCTACTAAGCGTATGTATCCAGATATTGTTAGTTATGACATGATTAAGAAAATTACTGGATCATTTAAAGCTCCAATGGGTTGTCGTTCCTTCTTACAAGGGTGGAAAGATCCAGAAACTGGTAAAGAAGTAAATTCTGGTCGTATGAACTTAGGTGTTGTTACTTTAAACCTACCTAGAATTGCCATGGAATCAAAGGGAGACAAAGATTTATTCTGGCAAATTTTTAGAGAAAAAGTCCAAACAGCACATGAAGCTTTACAAATTAAGGCTAAACGTTGTACTGATGCTGTACCTGATAATGCTCCAATTCTTTATGAATATGGTGCTTTTGGTAAAAGACTAAATGCAGAAGATAATGTAAATGATCTTTTCAAAAATGGACGCTGTACAGTTTCCTTAGGCTATATTGGACTTTATGAAGTTGGTACAGTCTTTTATGGTCCTAATTGGGAACATAATGAGGAAGCGCACCAATTTACTATTAATATTGTTAAAGAACTTCACGATTACTGCGCTAAATGGGAAAAAGAAGATCCAAATCACTATCACTACAGTGTATATTCAACTCCAAGTGAAAGTTTGACTGATAGATTTTGTCGCCTGGATACTAAAAAATTCGGTAAGGTTAAAGATATTACTGATAAGGAATACTACACTAATTCCTTCCACTACGATGTAAGAAAGCATCCAACTCCATTTGAAAAATTAGCTTTTGAAGCTCCTTATCCATTTTATGCTGCAGGTGGATTTATTCATTATTGTGAATATCCAAACCTTAAGCAAAATCCTAAGGCACTAGAGGCTGTTTGGGATTGGGCTTATGATAAAGTAGGATACTTAGGAACCAACACTCCAATTGACCAATGCTACAAGTGTGGTTTTAAGGGTGAATTTAAGGCAACCGCTAAAGGCTTTGAATGTCCACAATGTGGAAATCATGATCCAGAAACTTGTGACTGTGTAAAGCGTACGTGTGGCTATCTAGGCAATCCTTTGAAACGTCCAATGGTTCATGGTCGTCATGAAGAAATTGTCCACCGTGTAAAGCACTTGAATATGGGAATGGAAGAAAAGATGGCTAAGGATGAAGTTAGAAAGAATGACGAATACTGA
- the nrdG gene encoding anaerobic ribonucleoside-triphosphate reductase activating protein, translated as MPEKDKNNQEGPDVRGNLIKVNVGGDTIFVDSNQYKPQVEHAKKLKQQHRKPKNPKPQEWKSEEYSKHKIADYKPFNFVDGEGVRCSLYVSGCLFDCPGCYNLAAQNFNYGRPYTQELEDKIIEDMSQSYVQGLTLLGGEPFLNTWVCLKLINRVRKEFGHSKDIWSWSGYTWDELQKETPDKKEMLSKIDILVDGRFMDDLKDLTLQFRGSSNQRIIDVQKSIKANKVVIWDKLVR; from the coding sequence ATGCCAGAGAAAGATAAGAATAATCAAGAAGGTCCTGATGTTCGAGGAAATTTAATTAAGGTTAATGTTGGTGGAGATACTATTTTTGTTGATTCTAATCAATATAAGCCGCAAGTTGAACATGCTAAAAAATTAAAACAACAACATAGAAAACCGAAGAATCCTAAGCCCCAAGAATGGAAGTCAGAAGAATACTCTAAGCATAAAATTGCTGACTATAAGCCATTTAACTTTGTTGATGGTGAAGGGGTTAGATGCAGCTTATATGTGAGTGGATGCTTGTTTGACTGTCCCGGTTGTTATAATTTAGCAGCCCAAAATTTTAATTATGGACGTCCTTATACTCAAGAATTGGAAGATAAAATTATTGAAGATATGTCTCAATCCTATGTACAGGGGCTAACTTTATTAGGCGGTGAACCTTTTTTAAATACTTGGGTATGCTTGAAATTAATTAACCGGGTGCGTAAGGAATTTGGACATAGTAAAGATATTTGGTCTTGGTCAGGCTATACCTGGGATGAGCTTCAAAAAGAAACTCCTGATAAGAAAGAAATGCTTTCAAAGATTGATATTTTAGTTGATGGACGTTTCATGGATGATTTGAAAGATCTGACACTACAATTTCGTGGTTCAAGTAACCAGCGAATTATTGATGTTCAAAAATCAATCAAGGCTAATAAGGTTGTTATTTGGGATAAACTGGTTAGATAA
- a CDS encoding iron-sulfur cluster assembly protein — MQEKNLELVDKIMTALQGVEDPELLIDVVNLGLIYGIDIEGDHATIKMTLTIVGCPLSTYLQNAIEKAVLSVPEINKCDIKLVWYPVWNPERMTVAAKKQLGILDNEQALDQENEIEETEEKEKIIDFSVPIKKLAEEYPDFIQIMYDCGFTRIKIPGLLSTVGRVMTIPLGAQAMKIDLDKVKQAFEDKGYKVID, encoded by the coding sequence ATGCAAGAAAAGAATTTGGAATTAGTAGATAAAATTATGACCGCTCTTCAAGGTGTCGAAGATCCAGAGTTGTTGATTGACGTAGTCAATCTAGGCTTGATTTATGGAATCGATATTGAAGGAGATCATGCAACAATTAAGATGACCCTAACTATTGTGGGATGTCCCTTATCTACATATCTACAAAACGCAATTGAAAAAGCAGTTTTGTCTGTGCCAGAAATAAATAAGTGTGATATAAAGTTAGTTTGGTATCCAGTTTGGAATCCCGAGCGTATGACAGTAGCTGCTAAGAAACAATTAGGGATACTTGATAATGAGCAGGCCCTTGACCAAGAAAATGAAATTGAAGAGACAGAAGAAAAAGAGAAGATAATTGATTTTTCTGTTCCAATAAAAAAGCTGGCTGAAGAATATCCAGATTTTATTCAAATTATGTATGACTGCGGCTTTACAAGAATTAAAATCCCAGGTTTGTTGTCTACTGTAGGAAGAGTAATGACGATTCCACTTGGTGCGCAGGCTATGAAGATTGACTTAGATAAAGTAAAGCAGGCGTTCGAGGATAAAGGCTACAAGGTGATTGATTAA
- a CDS encoding DUF438 domain-containing protein produces the protein MKELDKERQQAILKILNFIQDGGELEEAKKMFQAAFDQVDVAEITAAERELIAQGLDPRKIQYLCNVHADVFKGNIKENKENSEFEKPGHPVHTFKLENIVLKSLVNDALLPDLAKWEKGDKSALSKLRQELKDLAKIHYHYARKETSMFPIMTKYGITAPPKVMWGVDDKIRKLIGQANLLISQKDINKAEVSKAIKETAHEVLEMIFKEEEIMLPMIDEVASEEDWGNVKNEEEQIGYTLIQKPMNWKPKEKPKSDGPISIDKLSSLALNFAEGSLNLEQLSAILDLLPFALTFIDENDKVAYFGGGANIFPHSKNALGNSVYSCHLPESVPRVKKIFDDFHQGKKDKYEFWFKPRHMGRYLYLQYFAVRKDNKYLGCLEVAQDVTDIRNWKNEKK, from the coding sequence ATGAAAGAACTAGATAAAGAACGACAACAAGCTATTTTAAAAATTTTAAATTTTATTCAAGACGGTGGAGAGCTTGAAGAAGCAAAGAAAATGTTTCAAGCTGCCTTTGATCAAGTTGATGTAGCCGAAATTACTGCGGCAGAAAGAGAATTAATTGCACAAGGTCTTGATCCAAGAAAAATTCAATATTTATGCAATGTTCATGCTGATGTTTTTAAGGGTAATATTAAGGAAAATAAGGAGAATTCTGAGTTTGAAAAACCAGGTCATCCTGTTCATACATTCAAGTTAGAGAATATTGTTCTTAAGTCATTGGTAAATGACGCCTTATTACCAGACCTTGCTAAGTGGGAAAAGGGAGATAAGAGTGCACTCTCAAAGTTAAGGCAGGAGTTAAAAGACCTAGCCAAAATTCATTATCATTATGCTCGTAAAGAAACTTCCATGTTTCCCATTATGACTAAATATGGAATTACTGCACCACCGAAAGTTATGTGGGGCGTTGATGATAAAATCCGAAAACTTATTGGTCAAGCTAATTTACTTATTAGTCAAAAAGATATTAATAAGGCTGAAGTGTCTAAGGCAATAAAAGAGACAGCACATGAAGTTCTTGAAATGATTTTTAAGGAAGAAGAAATCATGTTGCCAATGATTGATGAAGTTGCTAGTGAAGAAGACTGGGGTAATGTCAAAAATGAGGAAGAGCAGATTGGCTATACCTTGATTCAAAAACCAATGAATTGGAAACCTAAGGAAAAGCCGAAAAGTGATGGGCCTATTTCTATCGATAAATTAAGTAGCTTAGCACTAAATTTTGCAGAAGGGAGCTTAAATTTAGAACAATTATCTGCAATTTTGGATTTATTGCCTTTTGCATTAACTTTTATTGATGAAAATGATAAAGTAGCTTATTTTGGCGGAGGCGCCAATATTTTTCCCCATTCTAAAAATGCACTCGGCAATAGTGTTTATTCTTGTCATTTACCTGAGAGCGTACCACGAGTTAAAAAGATTTTTGACGATTTTCACCAAGGGAAAAAAGATAAGTATGAGTTTTGGTTTAAGCCAAGACATATGGGACGATACTTATACTTACAGTATTTTGCTGTGAGAAAAGATAATAAATATTTGGGCTGTTTAGAGGTTGCCCAAGATGTTACTGATATTAGAAATTGGAAGAATGAAAAGAAATAA